The following proteins are encoded in a genomic region of Chloracidobacterium sp.:
- a CDS encoding IS110 family transposase gives MLDLLNYRHSLVSKRTSVVNQLQAFARSKGLPRFRLPVVKARKKIEEVETTQVERLLVSSRFVLCDELTRQIKAVEARLEEEANKEERAQLLMTHPGIGLINAMALVHTLGDVRRFRRKEEVVAFVGLDPLEKSSGETRRIGSISKRGSRLARYLLGQAAQASRDKKIRKFYSEVSRRRGRPKAKVAAARKLLINCYVMLRDNISYEEFTRRGEVGLYEGSGEVTGKPAQSLKV, from the coding sequence ATGCTCGATCTGCTGAACTATCGTCACTCATTGGTGAGCAAGCGGACATCGGTGGTGAATCAGCTGCAGGCGTTCGCACGATCGAAGGGCTTGCCACGGTTCCGTTTGCCGGTGGTAAAGGCGAGAAAGAAGATCGAGGAGGTTGAGACGACACAGGTCGAGCGGCTTCTGGTCAGCTCTCGATTTGTTCTTTGCGACGAGCTGACACGCCAGATCAAGGCCGTGGAGGCGAGGCTCGAGGAAGAGGCGAATAAGGAAGAGCGTGCTCAATTGCTAATGACGCATCCCGGCATCGGGCTGATCAACGCCATGGCACTTGTTCACACGCTCGGCGATGTTCGACGCTTTCGCCGTAAGGAAGAGGTCGTGGCATTTGTAGGACTCGACCCGCTGGAGAAAAGCTCGGGCGAGACGAGGCGGATCGGTTCGATCAGCAAGCGAGGTTCGCGGCTCGCAAGGTACCTGCTCGGGCAGGCAGCCCAGGCAAGTCGCGATAAGAAGATACGGAAGTTCTATTCCGAGGTTAGCCGTCGTAGAGGCCGCCCGAAAGCAAAAGTTGCAGCGGCCCGTAAGCTTCTCATTAACTGTTATGTCATGCTTCGTGACAATATCAGCTACGAGGAGTTTACACGGCGGGGCGAAGTTGGTTTGTACGAGGGGTCAGGAGAGGTGACGGGGAAACCCGCTCAGTCTCTGAAGGTCTGA